A genomic stretch from Corynebacterium sp. 21KM1197 includes:
- a CDS encoding glycosyltransferase family 4 protein — translation MKILLLCWRDTDHPQGGGSERYLEHVAAYLAERGHDVIFRTASYTDAPPRSAREGVRFSRAGGKYTVYPRAWLAMLAGRLGWGLLCKVDVVVDTQNGIPFFARLVSGRPTVLLTHHCHREQWPVAGPVIARLGWWLESVAAPRVYRGSRYVTVSDPSREELVELGVNAQDIHLIRNGVDPLPDRLPHLDEDGRPHLVTLSRLVPHKQIEHAMDVAAALHASHGVILDVLGSGWWNAQLREYAERRGLGEAVVFHGQVSEDYKHAQLARAALHLMPSRKEGWGLAVMEAAQHGVPTVGYRSAGGLQDSIDHARTGMLVENPAELTVVVRDLLDDAPARHRLGEAARRKATAFSWREAGVRFEALLQEVAADGQKATG, via the coding sequence ATGAAGATTCTCCTGCTGTGCTGGCGCGACACGGATCACCCCCAGGGTGGCGGCTCGGAGCGCTACCTCGAACACGTCGCCGCCTACCTTGCCGAGCGCGGCCATGACGTCATTTTCCGCACGGCCTCGTACACGGACGCACCCCCTCGCAGCGCCCGCGAGGGCGTGCGCTTTTCCCGCGCGGGCGGCAAATACACGGTGTATCCGCGCGCCTGGCTGGCCATGCTCGCGGGCAGGCTCGGGTGGGGGTTGCTGTGCAAGGTGGACGTGGTGGTGGATACCCAAAACGGGATTCCCTTTTTTGCGCGCCTGGTATCCGGTAGACCCACGGTGCTGCTCACGCACCACTGTCACCGGGAGCAGTGGCCGGTGGCGGGGCCGGTGATCGCGCGGCTGGGGTGGTGGCTGGAATCGGTGGCGGCCCCTCGGGTGTATCGGGGCAGCCGGTACGTTACGGTCTCCGATCCCAGCCGCGAGGAACTCGTGGAACTGGGGGTAAACGCCCAGGATATTCACCTGATTCGCAATGGCGTGGACCCCTTGCCCGATCGCCTGCCGCACCTGGACGAGGATGGTCGCCCGCACCTGGTCACGCTGTCTCGTCTCGTGCCGCACAAGCAGATCGAGCACGCGATGGACGTGGCCGCCGCCCTGCACGCCAGCCACGGGGTGATCCTGGACGTGCTGGGCAGCGGCTGGTGGAACGCGCAGTTGCGCGAGTACGCCGAGCGGCGGGGCCTGGGGGAGGCGGTGGTGTTCCACGGCCAGGTATCGGAGGATTACAAGCACGCGCAGTTGGCGCGTGCGGCCTTGCACCTCATGCCCTCGCGCAAGGAGGGGTGGGGCCTGGCGGTGATGGAGGCCGCGCAGCACGGGGTGCCCACGGTGGGGTATCGCAGCGCGGGCGGGTTGCAGGATTCCATCGACCACGCCCGCACCGGAATGTTGGTGGAAAACCCGGCGGAACTCACCGTGGTAGTGCGGGATCTGCTTGACGACGCCCCCGCGCGCCACCGCCTCGGGGAGGCCGCGCGGCGCAAGGCTACGGCTTTTTCCTGGCGGGAGGCCGGGGTGCGCTTCGAGGCGCTGTTGCAAGAGGTGGCTGCCGATGGTCAGAAAGCCACCGGCTGA
- a CDS encoding porin PorA family protein codes for MTGTRRWLIALVVAAALLTLSGDVIPRAILSSMKKLDVNTTTSVSTNPTTAHLLDVQAWQRRGPGDCQELRCYRTTAQLTETTEIGVLPTEDKKEALLQARTSLGEARWEDSVRVTRHSSFPVLEDNGALRMEGTVAGALTGGETGEFTREGLQYRFPSTTEQKSYPYFDSWSLRSAPIDYVDKTQHYFLFQQGVSPVPLGPDSPTLAHAEPVSGPAHAFYSPEELATLGLRATDTTTLTPFYAASRTLTVEPASGEIVNKREHRVVVLAASEEEARQAAAEEPAGRVLYRADTTWDEATVTARSDAANRVVDTQQRMAVVAWVSKALRFVVILAAIALVVRYRRAR; via the coding sequence GTGACTGGTACCCGCAGGTGGTTGATCGCCCTGGTAGTCGCGGCTGCCCTGCTCACCCTCAGCGGTGACGTGATCCCGCGCGCCATCCTCAGTTCCATGAAGAAGCTCGACGTGAACACCACCACCTCCGTGAGCACCAACCCCACCACCGCGCACCTGCTCGATGTTCAGGCGTGGCAGCGCCGAGGCCCCGGCGATTGCCAGGAACTACGCTGCTATCGCACCACCGCGCAGCTCACGGAAACCACGGAGATCGGCGTGCTGCCTACGGAGGATAAAAAGGAGGCGCTGCTCCAGGCGCGTACCTCCCTTGGGGAGGCGCGGTGGGAGGACTCCGTGCGGGTGACCCGCCACTCCTCCTTTCCGGTGCTAGAGGATAACGGCGCCCTGCGCATGGAGGGCACGGTGGCGGGCGCGCTCACCGGCGGCGAGACCGGGGAGTTCACCCGCGAGGGGCTGCAATATCGGTTCCCCTCCACCACGGAGCAGAAGTCCTACCCCTACTTTGATTCCTGGAGCCTGCGCTCCGCCCCCATTGATTACGTGGATAAGACGCAGCACTACTTCCTCTTCCAGCAGGGCGTATCCCCCGTTCCCCTGGGCCCGGATTCCCCCACCCTGGCGCACGCGGAGCCGGTATCCGGCCCGGCCCACGCCTTTTATTCCCCCGAGGAACTCGCCACCCTGGGGCTGCGAGCCACGGACACCACCACGCTCACGCCCTTTTATGCAGCCAGCCGCACGCTCACGGTGGAACCGGCCTCCGGGGAGATCGTGAACAAGCGCGAGCACCGGGTGGTGGTGCTCGCCGCCAGCGAGGAGGAGGCCCGGCAGGCTGCCGCCGAGGAACCGGCCGGGCGGGTGCTCTATCGCGCGGACACCACCTGGGACGAGGCCACCGTCACCGCCCGCAGCGACGCCGCCAATCGCGTGGTGGATACCCAGCAGCGCATGGCCGTGGTGGCCTGGGTATCCAAGGCCCTGCGCTTTGTGGTGATCCTGGCGGCCATTGCGCTCGTGGTGCGGTACCGCCGTGCGCGCTAA